In Paracoccus sp. N5, the DNA window GGCCTCGAGGCGGCGGCGGGGATGGCGGCGCGGGGCGCCCGCGTCACCGTCATCCACCTGATGGGCCACCTGATGGAGCGCCAGCTTGATCCCGCCGCCGGCTACCTGCTGCAACGCGACCTGGAAAAGCGCGGCATCACCGTGCATTGCAAGGGCGCGACCAAGGCGATCCTGGGCCACGACCGCGCCGAGGCGGTGCTCTTGGAGGACGGCACCGTCTATCCCGCCGATCTGGTCTGCATGGCCGTCGGCATCCGCCCCGAGACGCGGCTGGCCAATGACGCGCATCTGGAGGTCGAGCGCGGCATCGTCGTCGACGACGCCATGCGCACCAGCGACCCGCATGTCTTCGCGCTTGGCGAATGCGTCGAGCATCGCGGCCAGCTTTTCGGCCTGGTCGCGCCGCTTTACGACCAGGCCAAGGTGCTGGCCCGCACGCTGATGGACGAGGCGGCGGTCTTCGCCCCGGTCCAGACCGCGACCAAGCTGAAGGTCACCGGCTGCGACCTGTTCAGCGCCGGCGATTTCGCCGAAGCCGAGGGCCGCGAGGATATCGTGTTCCGCGACCCCGGCCGCGGCATCTACAAGCGGCTGGTCCTGGAAAACGACCGCATCGCCGGCGTGGTCATGTATGGCGACACCGCCGACGGCAGCTGGTTCTACGGGCTGATGAAGGACGGCACCGACGTGTCCGGGATGCGCGACACGCTGATCTTCGGCCCGGCCTTCCAGGGGGGGCCCAGCCTGGACCCTATGGCGGCCGTTGCAGCCTTGCCGCCTGAGGCGGAGATCTGCGGCTGCAACGGCGTCTGCAAAGGCACCATCATGGCCGCCGCGCAGGGCGGCGCCCATACGCTCGATGCGATGCGAAGCTGCACCAAGGCCAGCGCCTCCTGCGGCACCTGCACCGGGCTCGTGCAGCAGGTCATGGCGCTGGCGCTTGGCGGCGCGGTGGCCGAGACCCCGGCCGGCCTGTGCAAATGCACCGACCACAGCCACGAGGACGTGCGCCGCCTGATCCGCAGCATGGGGCTGAAGTCGATCCCCGCCGTGATGCAGGAACTGGGCTGGAAGACCGTGGGCGGCTGCCATTCCTGCCGCCCGGCGCTGAACTATTACCTGCTGGCGGAATGGCCCCTCGAATACCGCGACGACCGCCAGTCGCGCTTCGTCAACGAAAGGAACCACGCCAATATCCAGAAGGACGGCACCTATTCCGTGGTGCCGCGCATGTGGGGCGGCGTGACCACGCCGGCCGAGCTGCGTGCCATCGCCGACGCGGCCGAGAAATACAACGTCCCCATGGTCAAGGTCACCGGCGGCCAGCGCATCGACCTCTTGGGCGTGCGCAAGGAGGACCTGCCGCATATGTGGAACGACCTGAACGCGGCGGGCATGGTCTCGGGCGCCGCCTATTCCAAGGGGCTGCGCACGGTCAAGACCTGCGTCGGCAAGGAATTCTGTCGCGTCGGCACGCAGGATTCGACCGGCCTCGGCATCAAGCTGGAAAAGCGGATGTGGGGGTCCTGGACGCCGCACAAGCTGAAGCTGGGCGTCTCGGGCTGCCCGCGCAACTGCGCCGAGGCGACCTGCAAGGACATCGGCGTGGTCTGCGTCGACTCGGGCTACAACATCTCGATCGGCGGCGCCGCCGGGATGGAGGTCAAGGAGACCGTCGCCCTGGCCTCGACCCCCTCCGAGGACGAGGCGATCGCGATCATCCTGGCCGTGACCCAGCTTTACCGCGAAAACGCGCGCTATCTCGACCGGCTCTGGAAATGGATGGACAAGGTCGGGCTGGACTGGATCAAGGCGCAGATCGACGACCCGGCCACCCGCGCCGCCCTGGTCGAGCGCTTCGAGATCAGCCAGTCGGTCTATCGCCGCGATCCCTGGGCCGAGCTTTCCACCCCGACCGAGACGCCCCGCTGGGCGCCCCTTGCCGACCTGACGCTGGAGGCTGCGGAATGACCATCTTCGTCGACATCGGATCGCTGGACGACATTCCGCGCCAGGGCGCGCGGCTGGTCAGGACCGCGCAGGGCTGCGTCGCGGTGTTCCGCACCGCGGACGACCGGGTCTTCGCGCTGGACGACCGCTGCCCGCACAAGGGCGGCCCGCTGTCCGAGGGCATCGTGCACGGCACCTCGGTCACCTGCCCGCTGCACAACTGGGTCTTCGACCTGAACACCGGCGCCGCGCAGGGCGCCGACGAGGGCCGGGTCCGCACCCATCCCGTCCGCGTCGACCAGGGCCGCGTCCTGATCGACGCCAGCCTGATCCGTTCCCGCAACGCCGCCTGAGGAGCCAGCCCATGTCCTATGTTCCCCCCGCCGATTTCGCGAAGAAGATGATCGACGCCGGCGAGGCCAAGGTCTTCATGTCCGCGCGCGACACGCTGATCCGCGCCTATATGGCCGGCGCCATCCTGGCGCTGTCGGCCGCCTTCGCCGTGACCGTGACCGTCAACACCGGCGAGCCGCTGCTGGGCGCGCTGCTGTTCCCGGTCGGCTTCTGCATGCTCTACCTGCTGGGCTTCGACCTGCTCACCGGCGTCTTCACCCTGGTGCCGCTGGCGCTGATCGACCGGCGGTGCGGCGTCACCCTGCGCGGCATGCTGCGCAACTGGGGGCTGGTCTTTGCCGGCAATTTCGCCGGCGCCTTCACCGTGGCGCTGTTCATGGCGATCATCGTCACCTTCGGCTGGTCCGAGGCCCCGAACGCCGTCGGCGAAAAGATCGGCCATATCGGCGAGGGCCGCACGCTTGGCTATGCCGCCCATGGCGCGGCCGGGATGCTGACGCTGTTCGTGCGCGCGGTCATGTGCAACTGGATGGTCTCGACCGGCGTGGTGGCGGCGATGATGTCCACCAGCGTCTCGGGCAAGATCATGGCGATGTGGATGCCGATCCTGCTGTTCTTCTACATGGGATTCGAACATTCCATCGTGAACATGTTCCTGTTCCCGGCCGGGCTGCTGTTGGGCGGCAATTTCACCATCGCCGATTACATGATCTGGAACGAGATCCCGACCGTCATCGGCAACATGGTCGGCGGCATCACCTTCGTCGGAGGGGTGATCTATGCCACGCATCACAAGACCCGGCCCGAGCTGGACCGCGCGCCGACCCACCAGCCGGCGCCGCAGGCGCCCGCCGTCGCGGCCGAGTGACGCCATGAACATGGCAGCGCCCCGCCCCGCCATCCGCACCACCTGCGCCTATTGCGGCGTCGGCTGCGGCGTGCTGGCGACGCCGGACGGGCTCGGGGGTCTCGGCATCGCCGGCGACCCCGAGCATCCGGCGAATTTCGGCCGGCTCTGCGTCAAGGGCGCCGCGCTTGGCGAGACCGTGGCGCTGGACGGCCGGTTGCTGGCGCCGCGCATCCACGGGCGCGAGGCCGGCTGGGACGCGGCGCTGGACCTGGTCGCGCGCCGCTTTTCCGACACCATCGCCGCGCATGGCCCGGATTCGGTGGCGATGTATGTCTCGGGGCAACTGCTGACCGAGGATTACTATGTCGCGAACAAGCTGATGAAGGGCTTCATCGGCAGCGCCAATATCGACACGAACTCGCGGCTCTGCATGGCCTCCTCGGTCGCGGGCCACAGGCGGGCCTTCGGCAGCGACACCGTGCCCGGGCTCTACGAGGATCTGGAACAGGCCGATACGGTGGTGCTGGTCGGCTCGAACCTGGCCTGGTGCCATCCGGTGCTGTTCCAGCGGCTGGCGGCGGCGCGCGCGGCGCGGGGCACGCGGGTCGTCGTCATCGACCCGCGCCGCACCGCCACCTGCGACATCGCCGACCTGCATCTTGCCATCGCGCCGGGCGCGGATGCGGCGCTGTTCAACCTGCTGCTGGCGGACATCGACCGGCGCGGCCTGGTCTCGCAGGCGCCGCAGGGCCTGGCCGAGGCCCTGGCGGCCGCCCGCGCCACCACCCCCGCCGCCACCGGCCTGCCGCACAGCGCCCTGCAACGCTTCCTCGACCTGTGGTGCGGTTCGGACAAGGTCGTCACCGTCTATTCCCAGGGCATCAACCAGTCCGACTCGGGCACCGACAAGGTGAATGCGATCCTGAACTGCCACCTTGCCACCGGCCGCATCGGCCGCCCCGGCATGGGTCCGTTCAGCGTCACCGGCCAGCCCAACGCCATGGGCGGGCGCGAGGTCGGCGGGCTCGCGAACATGCTGGCCTGCCACCTCGCGCTGGAAAACCCCGCGCATCGCGCCGCGGTGCAGAGCTTCTGGGCCGCCCCGCGCATGGCCGAGAAGCCGGGCCTCAAGGCCGTGGACCTGTTCCGCGCCGTCGAGGCCGGGCGCATCAAGGCGCTGTGGATCATCTGCACCAACCCCGCCGTCACCATGCCCGAGGCGGACCGCGTGGCCCGCGCCATCGCCGGCTGCGACTTCACCGTGGTCTCGGACCTGTTCGCGACCACCGACACGGCGCGGCTGGCGCATGTGCTGCTGCCCGCCACCGGCTGGGGCGAAAAGGACGGCACGGTGACGAATTCCGAACGCCGCATCAGCCGCCAGCGCCGCGCCCTGCCCGCGCCGGGCCAGGCCCGCGACGACTGGCGCATCCTGGCCGATGTGGCGGCGCGCATGGGCTGGGGCGCGGCTTTCGCCTGGCAGGGCCCGGCCGAGGTCTTTGCCGAACATGCCGCGCTTTCGGGCGTGGCGGGGGCTCTGGGCAGCGATTTCGACATCTCGGACCATGCCGGCATCACGCCCGACGGCTATGAGACGATGCAGCCCTTCCTCTGGCCGCAATCGGCGCGGAAACGCGGCGGCCGCTTCTTCGGCGACGGGCGCTTCCACCACCCGGACGGCCGGGCGCGCATGGTCGCCGTGACCCCCGCCCTGCCCGCCCCGGACCCCGCGCATCCCTTTCGCCTGAACACCGGCCGGGTGCGCGACCATTGGCACACGATGACCCGCAGCGGCCGCGCGCCGCGGCTGTCGCGCCACCTGGCCGAGCCCTTTCTGGAGCTGCACCCGCAGGACGCCGCCCGCCTGGGCCTGGAACCCGCCACCCTGGCCGAGATCGCCAATCCGCTGGGCCGCGCCATCCTGCGCGTGCTGGTGACCGACCGCGTGGCGCCCGGCCATCCCTTCGCGCCGATGCACTGGACGGGCCAGACCGCGCCCTCGGGCCGCGTCGATGCGCTGGTGCCGGGGCTGGCCGACCCGATCTCGGGCCAGCCGGCGCTGAAATCCGCCGCGGTCGCGATCCGGCCGTTCCCGGCGGCCTGGTACGGCTTCGCCGTCTCGACCCGCGCCATGACGCCCGATTGCGACTATTGGGCCAGCGCCACCCTGCCCGGCGGCTTCCAGGCCGAGCTGGCCGGGACCGCGCCGCCCGAGGACTGGGCGCAAGCCGCGCAGCGCCTGTTCGGGCTGGACGACCCGCCGCAGGTCCTGCGCGACGACCGGCGCGGCATCCTGCGGCTGGCCTTCGCGCGGCGCGGAAGGGTGCAGGCGGCGCTGTTCGTGGCGCCCGGCCCCGTCGCCCTGTCGCGCAGCCACCTGGCCGCGGCGCTCGGCAACCCCTGCGAGCCCGGCCTGTTGGCCGGCCGGCCCGGCGGCGACCGCCCCGACGGGGGCGCCGTGGTCTGCGCCTGCCTGGGCGTCGGCGTGAACACCATCCTCGACGGCATCAGCCGCGGTCTCGCCTCGGTCGAGGCCATCGGCGAGGCCCTGGGCGCCGGCACCAGCTGCGGCTCGTGCCGGCCCGAGCTGCGCGCGCTGCTGGCGCGCCAGCCCGCCTGAGATCAGAACGGGCTGTCGGGGTAATAGAACTTCTCGGCGTTCTCGGGCGTGATCAGCTGGCTGCCGATGATGAACCGCCCCGTCATCGGCGCGTTCGAGACGAAATGCAGCGCCGTCATCTCGATGGCCGAGGAGATCAGCGCCGGCGGATAGGTCACGTTCACCGGCAGCTGCTTGTCGCCCTCCATGATGCGCTTGACGATCTCCTTCATGCCGGCGCCGCCGATCACCCACATCTGGTCCTGGCGGTCGGCGGCGGCGATGGCTTCCAGCACGCCGACCGCCATGTCGTCGTCCGCCGCCCAGACCGCATCGATCTGCGGGTATTTCGCCAGATAGTCCTGCATGACGTTGAAGGCGTCGTCGCGGTTCCAGTTGCCGTGCTGCATGTCCAGGATCTCGATCTCGGACCCCTCCAGCGCCTTCTGGAAGGCCTCGACCCGCTCGTTGTCCAGCGTGGTCGGGATGCCGCGCAGCACGACGATCTTGGCGCCGGGTTTCAGGTTCGCCTTGAAATATTCGCCCGCGACCCGGCCGAAGGCGGTGTTGTCGCCGGCGACATACAGATCCTCGATCCCCTCCTGCGACAGGCCGCGGTCGACCACGGTGACGAACTTGCCCGCGTCCTTCACCGCCTTGACCGGCGCGGTCAGCGGTTCCGATTCAAAGGGCAGCACGACCAGCGCGTCGATGTCGCGCGTGGCCATCATGTCCTCGATGTCGTTGACCTGCTTGGCGCTGTCGCCCGAGGTGGACAGCACGAATTCCAGGTTCGGATAGGCCGCGCCCAGCCGCTTGATCGTGTCCTGCGCGTGCCAGTTCAGCCCGCCCATGAAGCCATGCGTGGCCGAAGGGATGGCGACGCCGATCACCGTCTTCTCGCCCTCCTGCGCCAGCGCCGCGCTGCCCCAGGTCATCGCCAGCAGCCCCGCCATGGCGGCGCCCTGCATCAGGCTTCTGCGTTTCATGTCTTTCTCCTCCCAGAGGTCACCGCTCGCCGGCGGCATGTTTTTCCCGCTGCAACACGACAGCAAGAACGATGATGACGCCCTGGATCGCCCCGTTCAGATAGGGGCTGACCAGGTTCGCCAGATTCAGGATGTTGTCGATCAGCGACAGGATCAGCACGCCCATCACCGTGCCCCAGACCCGGCCGCGCCCGCCCTTCAGCGCCGTGCCGCCGATGATGACGGCGGCGATGGCCTCCAGCTCCCACAACACGCCGGTCGAGCCCGAGGCCGAGCCCAGCCGCGGCACGTAAAGCACCACCGCCAGCCCGACCAGCAGGCCCAAGAGGACATAGGTCAACAGCCGCACCCGGTTCACGTCGATGGCGGAATAGCGCGCCACCCGGTCGTTCGAGCCGATGGCCTCGACATGACGGCCGAACCGGGAATGGCGCATCATCCATTCGCCCAGCAGGGCGACCAGCGCAAAGCAGATGATCGGCCAGGTGATCCAGCCGATGCCGCCGTAATAGACCGGGCGATACAGCGTCCGCAGCGCGTAATCCAGGGACAGCGTGCCGCCATCGGCCAGCCAGGTCACCAGGCTGCGAAAGATGCCCATGGTGCCCAGGGTGACGATGAAGGGCTCGATCCGCGCCTTGGTCACCAGCGCGCCGTTCAGGTATCCGGCGGCCAGCCCGCCCAGGATCGCCACCCCCATGCCGATCAGGATGGTGCCCCAATGCGTGCCAAGGTTCGGCACCAGCGCATTCATGGCGATGATGGCGATTCCGGCCAGGAAGGCGGCCATCGAGCCCACGGACAGGTCCAGCCCGCCCGCCGTGATGACGAAGGTCATGCCCACCGCGATCATGCCGATGAAGGCCGAGCGCGCCAACACGTTGGTGATGTTCGCCGGCGCCAGGAAGGCGCTGTTCAGGCTGGCCCCCAGCACGACCAGCGCGACAAGCGCGATCAGCGGGCCCAGGGTGTGGAAGTCGATCTTTCTCATGCCGCCTCGCTCACGCCCATGGCCAGGCGCACGATATTGTCCTCGGTCAGGGCCGCGCCCTGCAATTCGCCGGCCAGCCGGCCCTCGCGCATGACCAGCACCCGATCGGCCAGGCCGATCACCTCGGGCATCTCGCTGGAAATCACGATGACGCTCAGCCCTTGCCCCGCCAGCTGGCGGATGAAGGCATAGATCTGGCTTTTCGTGCCCACGTCGATGCCGCGCGTCGGCTCGTCGATGATCAGGATGCGCGGATCGGTCAGCATGGTCTTGGCCAGCAGGAGCTTCTGCTGGTTCCCGCCCGACAGCTTGCCCGCCACCATGTCGCGGCGCGGGGCGCGGATGTCGAAATCCTGCGTGGCGCGGTCCAGCGCCGCCTCTTCGGCGCGGCGGTCGATGCGCCAGCGGCCGAAACGCTCCAGCGCCGCCAGCGTCAGGTTCTCGCGCAGCGGCTTTTCCAGAAGCAGCCCGGCCTCCTTGCGGTCCTCGGTCAGATAGGCGAGGCCATTGGCAAAGCCGTCGCCGGCCGAGCGGATGCCGACCGGCCGCCCGTCGATGCGGATCTCGCCGCTGGCGGGGCGCAGCCCGGCGATGCCCTCGGCCAGTTCGGTGCGGCCCGAGCCGACCAGCCCGGCCAGCCCCAGCACCTCGCCCCGGCGCAGGCTCAGGCTGACGTCATGCACCCGGCCCGGCACCGACAGGCCGCGCACCTCCAGCGCGATCTCGTCGCCGGGCCGGCCCTTCGGCGGATAGAAATCCTGCAACTCGCGCCCGACCATGGCCGTGGCCATGCCGTCCTGCGTCAGCTCGCCGCGCAGCGCCCGGCGCACGACGCGGCCGTCGCGCAGGACGGTGATGCGGTCGGCCAGATGCGCCACCTCGTCCAGCCGGTGCGAGCAGTAAAGCACCGCCACGCCCTCGGCCCGCAGCCGCTCGATCTGCGCGTAAAGCGCGCCGACCTCGCGATGGGTCAGGACCGCGCTCGGCTCGTCCATGATCAGCACGCGGGCGTTCCTGGACAGCGCCTTGGCGATCTCGACCATCTGCCGGTCCGGCACCGACAGATCGCCGACCAGCGCATCGGGCGAAATCGGGCTGTCGAGGCGTTTCAGCAGCGCCGCCGTCGCCTGCCGCATGGCCGCGTGATCCAGCCGCCAGCCGCCCGGCTCGCGGCCCAGGAAGACATTGGCGGCCACCGTCAGGTCGCGGGCCAGGTTGAATTCCTGGTGGATGACCACGATGCCCTGCGCCTCGGCCTCGGGGCCGCTCGCAAAGCGCACCGGCCGGCCGTCCAGCAGCACCTGCCCCGAGCTCGGGTCCAGGAACCCGCCCAGCAGCTTCATGATGGTGGACTTGCCGGCGCCGTTCTCGCCGATCAGCGCATGCACCTCGCCCGGTTCCAGCGCGATGTCGATGCCGTGCAGCACCGTGACCGGGCCGAAGCTCTTGCCGACATTCTCCAGCGCCAGCACGCTCATGGCGCCACCTCGACCCAGGCGCCACCCTGCGCGGCCGAGGCCTGGGCGGCGGCGATGAACCCCATGCCGGACAGCCCGTCCGCCAGCCCCGGCACCCGGTCGGCCGGGCTGTCATCGCCCCGGATGATCCGCGCGATGTCGCTGTAAAGATTGGCAAACCCCTCCAGATAGCCCTCGGGGTGGCCCGGCGGCGTGCGCGAGGATGCGCCGCGGTCCTGCGCCCGGGTCAGGATGCGCGCCGGCCCGTCCTTGCGGGTCACGAGCAACCGCTCGCAATCCTGCAACCGCCATTCCAGCGCCGCCTCGCTGCCGAAGACCCGCAGCGACAGTCCGTTCTCCTGCCCGACCGCGACCTGGCTGGCCCAAAGCCCGCCCTTGGCGCCCGAGGCATAGCGCAGCGCCACCCGCGCGTCGTCGTCGACCATGCGGCCCGGCACCATGCTGGACAGATCCGCCGAGACCTGCGCCGGCACCGCGCCGGTCACGAAAGCCGCCAGCTGCCAGGCATGGGTGCCGATGTCCCCCAGCGCCCCTGCACCGGCACGGGCCGGATCGGTGCGCCATTCCGCCTGCTTGCCCTGCGCGGCATCGGCAAGCCAGCCCTGCAGGTATTCCGCCTGCACCAGCCGCAGCTGCCCCAGGGCCCCCTCGGCCACCAGCGCCCGCGCCTCGCGCACCATCGGCAGCGCGCAGTAATTATGCGTCAGGAAGAACCGCGCCCGGCTGGCCCGCGCGGCCGCGGCGATCGCCGCCGCCTGTTCGGGCGTCGCCGCCAGCGGCTTGTCGCAGATGACATGGATACCGGCCTCCAGAAAGGCCACGGCGGGGGCGGCATGCATGTGGTTCGGGGTGACGATGGCCACCGCCTCGATCCCGTCCGCCCGCGCCGCCTCGGCCCGCGCCATCTCGGCGAAATCGGCATAGCTGCGGATGCCCAGCTCATCCGCGCTGGCCTGCGCCCGCGCGGGGTCCGAGGACAGCGCCCCGGCGACCAATTCATATTGCCCGTCCATCCGCGCGGCGATGCGGTGGACGCTGCCGATGAAGGCCCCCTGCCCGCCCCCGACCATGCCCAGCCGGATCCGCCTCATAACCCCAGCGCCTTGTCGATGGCGGCGCGGTCCACCGCGCTGGCCGCGAAATCGTCGAAGGCATGCGGCGTCACCCGGATGATGTGGTCGCGCACGAAACGCGCGCCTTCGCGGGCGCCGTCCTCGGGGTGCTTCAGCGCGCATTCCCATTCCACCACCGCCCAGCCGTCGAAGCCGTATTGCGTCAGCTTCGAGAACACGCCCTTGAAATCCACCTGCCCGTCGCCCGGGCTGCGAAAGCGCCCGGCGCGCTGCGCCCAGGGCTGGAAGCCGCCATAGACGCCCTGCCGCCCGGTCGGGTTGAACTCGGCATCCTTGACGTGGAACATGCGGATGCGATCGTGATAGATGTCGATATGCTGAAGATAATCAAGCTGTTGCAGCACGTAATGCGACGGGTCGTAAAGCAGGTTCGCGCGCGGGTGCTGGCCGATGCGGTCCAGGAACATCTCGAAGCTCGCGCCGTCATGCAGATCCTCGCCCGGATGGATCTCATAGCAGATGTCGATGCCCTGATCCTCGGCCAGGTCCAGCAGCGGGCGCCAGCGCGCCGCCAGCGTGTCGAAAGCCGCCTCGACCAGCCCCGGCGCGCGCTGCGGCCAGGGATAGAGATAGGGCCAGGCCAGCGCCCCCGAAAACACCGCCATGCGGTCGAGACCCAGCAGCCGGCTGACCCGGATGGCGCGGGCGACCCGGCCCACCGCCCATTCCTGCCGCGCCCGCGGCCTGCCGCGCAGCGCGGGCGGCGCGAAGGCATCGAAACCCGCGTCATAGGCCGGATGCACCGCGACCAGCTGGCCCTCCAGATGCGCCGAAAGCTCGGTCACCGCGATGCCGTTCTGCGCGGCGATGCCCAGGAATTCCTCGCGATAGCCCTGCGATTCGGCGGCGCGGTCCAGGTCCAGGATGCGGGCATCACCCACCGGCACCTGCACGCCGGCATAGCCCAGCCCGGCCGCCCAGCGGGTGATGCCGTCCCAGCTGTCGAAGGGCGCGGCATCGCCGATGAACTGCGCCAGGAACAGTGCCGGCCCCTTGATGGTCTGCATGATCGCCCCTCTCTCCCGTTTCGCAGGCTGCACCGCTCTGCAATCGATTGCAAACATTTTCTTGCGGCGGGTCGGGCAAGCGCCTAGCCTGACGCGATGGACAATCACGCGGGGCCGCAGGGCCGGGTCAGGCTGTCGGATGTGGCGCGGATGGCGGGGGTTTCGACCGCGACCGTCAGCCGGGTGCTGTCCCATCCCGACATGGTCGCCGCGCCGACCCGCGAGGCGGTGGCGCAGGCGCTGGACCGCAGCGGCTACCGGATGAACCACGCCGCCCGCAACCTGCGCAAGGGCCGCACCGGCTGCGTGGTGGCGCTGGTGCCGAACCTCGGCAATCCGTTCTTCGCCAAGATCCTCGACGGCATGGGGCGCGAGCTGGCGGCGGCGGGCTATGACCTTCTGGTCGCGGATACGCAGGACCAAGACAGCCTGCCCGCCACGCTGCGGCGCTTTCTCGACCCTTCGCGCGCCGATGGCATCATCCTGCTGGACGGGCGCGCCTCGGCCGCGCAGCTGGCGCCGGGCCCGGACCGGCCGCCGGTGGTGCTGGCCTGCGAATGGATCGAGGACGCCGCCCTGCCCCGCGTGGTGCTGGACAACCAGCGCGGCGCGGCGCTGGCGGTGACGCATCTGCGCGCGCTCGGGCATCGCCATATCGGCGTGATCGGCGGACCGCCGGCGAACGTGCTGCATCAGGCCCGTCTGGCCGGCACGCGGGCGGCGGCGCAGGGCCTGCGGCTGACGCTGTTTCCGGGCGATTTCTCGCTGCAGGCCGGGCAGGCGGCGGCGCGGCACTGGCTGGCCTTGGCGCCGGCCGAGCGTCCCGGCGCCGTCTTCGCCTTTTCGGACGAGATGGCCTGCGCCTTCATCGCCGACCTCGGCCGCGCCGGGCAGCATGTGCCGCGGGACGTGTCGGTGGTGGGCTTTGACGACATCGAGCTGGCCTCGCATCTGCTGCCGGCGCTGACCACGATCCGCCAGCCCAAGCGCGACCTCGGCCGCAAGGCCGCGCAGGTGGTGCTGGCCGCCATCGCCGGCCAAAAGGTCGCCGCCGTCA includes these proteins:
- a CDS encoding Gfo/Idh/MocA family oxidoreductase; protein product: MRRIRLGMVGGGQGAFIGSVHRIAARMDGQYELVAGALSSDPARAQASADELGIRSYADFAEMARAEAARADGIEAVAIVTPNHMHAAPAVAFLEAGIHVICDKPLAATPEQAAAIAAAARASRARFFLTHNYCALPMVREARALVAEGALGQLRLVQAEYLQGWLADAAQGKQAEWRTDPARAGAGALGDIGTHAWQLAAFVTGAVPAQVSADLSSMVPGRMVDDDARVALRYASGAKGGLWASQVAVGQENGLSLRVFGSEAALEWRLQDCERLLVTRKDGPARILTRAQDRGASSRTPPGHPEGYLEGFANLYSDIARIIRGDDSPADRVPGLADGLSGMGFIAAAQASAAQGGAWVEVAP
- a CDS encoding LacI family DNA-binding transcriptional regulator; its protein translation is MDNHAGPQGRVRLSDVARMAGVSTATVSRVLSHPDMVAAPTREAVAQALDRSGYRMNHAARNLRKGRTGCVVALVPNLGNPFFAKILDGMGRELAAAGYDLLVADTQDQDSLPATLRRFLDPSRADGIILLDGRASAAQLAPGPDRPPVVLACEWIEDAALPRVVLDNQRGAALAVTHLRALGHRHIGVIGGPPANVLHQARLAGTRAAAQGLRLTLFPGDFSLQAGQAAARHWLALAPAERPGAVFAFSDEMACAFIADLGRAGQHVPRDVSVVGFDDIELASHLLPALTTIRQPKRDLGRKAAQVVLAAIAGQKVAAVTRLEPQLMLRETTAPPG
- a CDS encoding sugar phosphate isomerase/epimerase, with amino-acid sequence MQTIKGPALFLAQFIGDAAPFDSWDGITRWAAGLGYAGVQVPVGDARILDLDRAAESQGYREEFLGIAAQNGIAVTELSAHLEGQLVAVHPAYDAGFDAFAPPALRGRPRARQEWAVGRVARAIRVSRLLGLDRMAVFSGALAWPYLYPWPQRAPGLVEAAFDTLAARWRPLLDLAEDQGIDICYEIHPGEDLHDGASFEMFLDRIGQHPRANLLYDPSHYVLQQLDYLQHIDIYHDRIRMFHVKDAEFNPTGRQGVYGGFQPWAQRAGRFRSPGDGQVDFKGVFSKLTQYGFDGWAVVEWECALKHPEDGAREGARFVRDHIIRVTPHAFDDFAASAVDRAAIDKALGL